GGATCTCACCAGATATTTGTTCAGTAATTAGATCTTGCcacatttcaatcaattgcctctttttgtctttcaatttttcttaataaTTATTCTGTCCTATTTTCAGGTAATTAATGGGTACTATGTTTAATTGCTTTGAGGACAGTGACAGTTTTGAAAGGTAAGCCCTGTAATGCAATTATAGACCTCATCCCTATTCATAATTGTTTGATTCTTAGTTGCCTATTTGTGCATTGCATGTGTGCTGTGGTGTGACTTTCACTATGCAGTACTTTCAGAAGTCTAAACCGGGCAAAATCAGTGAAAAAcagtttcacttttttttttgttttaactttATAAATTCCCTCTCTTTGTTAGTAACCGTTAATTAGACTATTTTTACCAAGTAGCAGGCTACCTCAGTATGTGATCTAATTCTTGGGTTATTGATTAGATGTCCTATTTTTTGGGGAATCGGCAGGGTTAGGTTTGTAGATAGAGGGTTGTAGTTGGAAGGTTTTACAGAAGTTCTCTTCCGTGTTTTTTTCCTCAGATTGAGTTGCCTATAAATATTCCGACCACCCTCATTCCACCACATTTCACCTTCCCTTCCAATTGCTATTTGATTCCTATTGGTTGCAGAAAATCAAGAGATTTGGTGTCAATATTTGGTCTCgatgaagaaaattaaatactACATACACTTGGCTTTTTTAGTTATATGTATGTTTTTTAGTTGTGACACCTCTTCTTGctaaagattatttttttggtttatgGTGTATAATGGACACTACCAGTAGAGGTGTTCATGGTTTAAATAACTTGTGATTTTGTGAAGTACTAATTGCTTTGATCAAAACTGCTATAACCAAACCATAATATATGGTATTGAGATGAGCATTGGCATATGGGATGCAGATTGGTCTAACTGATTTCAATGCTTCTATTCCCTATGATTGTTCTCATACATTCATAATTAtatgaatcccatatccatgtcATTGGAAATCCATATTGGAAAACTTGATTCAAATGTTTGGAAGCAAACACTGCTCTTTAACACAAATTTTTATGTATGAGGGTTTGTCATGATACAAGAGTTGGGTGCTCAAAAGAGAACAGGTAGATCTTGGAATGGGAGGAAGTGTGTGTTCTTGAATTTTGTTTGAAAAATTAATATGAAAGAGCTTGATCTTGCACGGTCTACATGGGTTGTAATGGTCCTGAATAGAATAAAGAGTTCAGGTGTGAATGGATATGAGGGGAATGCTATGTCATGTGTAAAAATGATTAAGAATGGAAATAAAGAATAATGGATGGAGAGAAAATCTTTATATGATTCAAGATATACATTTTGTTCCTTCTTTGGTTTATTTTTTGCATACTAATTTCTTTAAAGCATTCTTTTTATGCAAAGTTTTCTGCATTTTGATGAGTATGTGTGACTCTAATGTTGTTCTCTTCCTTCCGTTTTTTGCTTTAGTTTTTGGTGCTACACTTTCTTTAATGTTGTAGTTCATTTGTTTCGTTCAGAGTCCTTTCTCTTTTGTTGATTTCTCTTTAGCCTCTTTTtgtctttcaatttttcttaataaTTATTCTATCCTATTTTCAGGTAATTAGTGAGTACTATGTTTAATTTCTTTGAGGACAGTGACAGTTTTGAAAGGTTTCCTGTAATGCAATTATAGACCTCATCTCTATTCATAATTGTTTGATTCTTAGTTGCCTATTTGTGCATTGTATGTGTGTTGTGGTGTGACTTTCACTATGTAGTACTTTCAGAAGTCTAAATCGGGCAAAATCAATGTTGTTTTAACTTTATAaattatctctttgttagtaaCCGTTAATTAGACTATTTTTACCAAGTAGCAGGCTACCTCAGTATGTGATCTAATTCTTGGGTTATGTAGGGGTTATAAAGAAAGAGACAGAATATAGGTGATGTAAATAAGGTGATTTATTCTTTGGACATTAAGAGTCCAACTAGGTGCCTCTCAAATTGAGGTTAAGCATGCTTTTAGGCACCTTACTCTGCAGGTTTTATGCCTATTCCTTGACTGAGGGTTCTTTGAATATTTACTATTGTTCCCATGCCCACTTGGATTGCTTTTCCATTTTCCATTTACATTTTGTTCTCTAAGTATGATTTTATGAAATTCTCTCCTTTCTTTTTTCTAATGCAGCTGCTTACTTTGTCTCTTTGAAATTTGAGTGCTTGATGTTATTTAATCATTAGATTAATCTGAGAGCGGGATGCTATTTCTTAGAAGacgaaaaaattgattttggtgttTTGTTGTGTTTCAGTACCAAGGGAGCAAATGTGAGGTGTAGTTTCAGTAAATCAACAAATCTTATGATATGATATCCTCCTTCCCCATTCCTGGCTTTCTCCTCCTATTTGCATCCCTATGGCTATACACTCAACTGAACTCTTGAGTCTTGACTAAATGCAAAGAAGTTACCTTCATACTGAAAAGAAAGCAGCTTACACCTTGGCCAACCACATAaactaaaaagaagaaaaatatgtaCGCTTTGGATGTGATGCTGACTTAGCATCTGGAGTATCTTCAGATGATGGGCATAGGAAGCAAATCAAGTCACCGAATAACCAATTTGCATGTAAATCATCATTGTATCCTATCCGACCCCTTTTcactatttgttttttattttctagaAATTTTTAAACTGCCTAATAACAGGCTTCTAAAAGACATGATAATTGCTATTTACGTTTGTGTACAATATTTAGTGCAGAATATGATCACACATTGATGAGCTTCATATTTCATATAAATTTGTTGTGTTCTGTGTGTATTCTGCACTATAAGTTATAGGTCAGTCTAATGCAGACCCAGGGAATAAGATCTGGTATTTTTAGAACCTACAGCATATACATCTAATTAGTAGTCCTCCCATGTCGTCGAACTGACTGTATATATTGCTCTGTTTTCTGTTACGAGACTAGGATGTTTTTTTATCAACATGGTTAAACTTTTATTTGTTCCACTCCTTGCCTTGATTGATTTCTCTGATTGCTTtgccaagatttttcttctcttctctgaacaagttaatttctctttttatgTTAATATGTATCATAAACACTGTCTATTAAATCAGATGGTGATATATTTTGGTATAAATATTGTGCAGGGAAAATGTCATAGATAATGACATATTTTGTTTTTCCAATTAGATaatgatatatatgttgaattatttttttggtgTTATTTAATAGTGAGGACTCATTAGTATGCTCAACGATATTTATTGGTGGAAATTTAGATCACCCTTTATAATCTAGCACAAGTTTATACACTACCCATTATAAGGCAAAAAGGGTGGATGTCAATTTAAACGATCACCTCTAACACTCCTAATTtcctacaaaaataaaaaatgttttatgtTACTTAAACTATTTATATAGTAATTTACAATAAGGGACCCCCAAATTAATTTACTCATTGAACTTTATAATATActcaaattttaattatattcaaAAAGTGTGTAATTGacttcttaatttattttattaaactgTATTAGGATTGAAAAGTACTCTCTATTTGCTCATCATTCATCTATAACTTATATGCCAATGATTTATTGTGTATATGAGTAGacataaagaatttttttttcatttttcttaattatCCAGCATTCAAACTTCAATTTAAATTACAAATTACATGACATTCTCAACGTCAGAGGTATTGAACATACAGCTTTGTGAACAAcaatgttttttaattttatcagTTTTGTGTTACAGTTTTTTAGTCATTTTTCTTTCTGTATCTTATCTCTTAAAAATCCTTCTTTCAATGACATCATTTAAATGTTCTAGCTAGAGAGATGCTTGAGAGCTGAGTCAAATTGAACAACTTTGATCTCTAAAAGAAAGTTGTTTCCAGGTTGAGTTGTTTTTTTAGCTACCATCATAAttaaaaaccacaaaagcacACATAACACACCTATACTAACAGGAGTGATTATGGCTAGACCAGTACAAGTTAACAAAATAACAATAAATTGCTGCTAAAATCTTTGGCAAATACCTACAGAATTTAAGAAACTAATTAAGCTAATTGGATTTAGAACTTTAAGATTTAAGTGCATGTAACTTCACTTTTAAGGAACTATGATCACTtgtcttttttcattttaatgcaTGTAGGCTCATTTGCAAGCTCATGGAATAATGTTTTGTTGACACTTCTTATCCACATCCACCTTAGATATATAGGAAGAGAAATTagaaaaatgtgtggaaatgagattaaaaaaaagtgatataTGAATAAATCATTACTCTTGGATATGtgtataaatattttcttttaatttcaaATATCTCCCTCACAGTCTATATGTTATTACATTTTAGCCAACTTTTCATCTTTTACAGTAAAGATTGCACCAAAGTGCAAGTCGGCAGGGGACAAACACAATTAACATTTAAAACTCaaataattcatatatataagaaagataaaaatttaaacataaacataagataataacgacatataagtgtttgactaattaaaattatatgtcTTAGTAAATATATCATTGTATTATTTCATATATATCAAATACTCAATAATTGTAATTAACAGTGGAGTTCGTAAAATATtatccgtgcgatgcacggacaaACGGGCTTAATACTAGTGGAGAAGATTCAGAATCTTCACCTCGTACCATGTTTCCAAGATCCAAAAATTACTGTGGCAGCTCTTTTTCCAATCATTGAGTAGAAGATTCAGAATCTTCAGCACACTGTTTTCTCACCAACCAAACGGAGTGTCTCATTTTCGAGCTCTCTCAATGCGTCGTGTAGCAGTGGCCGGCAATTTTTCTGTTTGGACATCACGTCATCACAGTTTTGACGCAATCAACCAAATTTCTAGCCAATAAATATCCACAACAAGCCTCAGGTGAATCCAGAAGTAGAAATAACTAATGGCGTCAGTGATTCCTCGTGACGAAGAGGCGCCACTGGTCGCCGCCGCCGATGACTCGCCGGCTCTTCAATCACCGAAGAGCCACCACACGAAGGACGTTCATATCTTGAGCTTGGCTTTTCTCTTAATCTTCCTTGCCTATGGAGCAGCACAGAATTTACAGAGCACTCTCAACACCGTAACCCCCTCTCTCTGAATTTGAATTTGCGGTTTcttgttgttttgatggtttTTCTGAGGTGGGGTGTTTCCATTTCAGGAGGAGGATTTGGGTACAACTTCACTTGGGATATTGTATCTGTCTTTCACGTTTTTCTCAGTGGTTGCTTCTTTGGTGGTGCGGAAACTCGGTTCCAAAAACTCTTTGATTATTGGGACTACTGGTTATATATTGTATGTGGCTGCAAATTTGAAGCCCAATTGGTATGAtgaatctttcatttccttCTATATTTTGCACTTTCTTCAACAATATGATGGGTTCAACTCATCTAAGTTTCATAGATGTAATTGCAAGTTGCACTTCtttctatttaattttttttaacaagtgCTATATAATCTTTGTTGTGAGCTGAAACTAATGTGGGTTATACTCCCTATTTGATGGGATTCACATGAATTTCTCCCAATAGTGTGTTTTGGTGAGGTACTAGAATGCTGTATTTATTTGGGCTTTTGGACTCTCTACCATTGAGTATGGTGtctaatatttttcaattatttGAGCTGTTGTTTGTccctatagttttttttttggtgaatgtTTGTCCCTATAGTTTCTAatcatcaaaattaaattaaccTCATTTTCCATGAATTGCTGGCCCTATAGTTTAACTGATTCAAGTATTAGCCCCGAAGAGACCGAAACCCGTATGAGTGACTGttatagggaccaaaaactacCTCAAACCTTTTTCCTCCCCCAAGGTTGACCATCATTTATGGTTGTTCATATCTGTTCACAGTTCTGCTCAATCTgagcatcatttttttttgattttatgAATATGTTGCTGAAATAATGCTATATCACTGAGTGATTCTTCCTGCAGGTATACACTGGTTCCGGCCTCTTTGTATCTTGGGTTTTGTGCTTCTATAATATGGGTTGGAGAGGTACATGTAACATGTCAAGGTTTTGTAGTTTCTTCAAATTGTCATTAGCCTCCGGCATCTTTACTAATCTAAGTCTGACCTGTCAGGGAACATATCTCACTTCCACCGCACGCAGTCATGCTACTGATAACAAATTGCATGAAGGTGCAGTAATTGGTGACTTTAATGGGGAATTCTGGGCTGTGTTTGCCCTCCACCAGGTgatcatattatttttttactcaAGACTGGTCAAGTTGTTTTTCCATTTCTTGAATTAAAGAACTGTTTTGAATTCAAAACTGATAAAAACGAAAAATCTTTTTTTGCAGTTTATTGGGAATCTTATTACATTTGCTCTACTGAGTGATGGGAAGGTATGTGGTGGTTAGTCTTCACATTTTGCAAATATTCTTTAAATCTGTTTGCTTGATTTTGATTCTTATCACTTCAGGAGGGAAGTACCAATGGTGCAactttgttgtttgttgtattCCTTTGTGTTATGGCCTTTGGCGCAATACTAATGTGTTTCTTGCGTAAACTGAGTGAGAATAGCAAGAGAGAATATGACCATTCAGGTGCTGGTGCTAGTGAACATTCGTCCCTCAAGTCTCTATGTAGGTCACTTACCAGTGCATTATCTGATGTGAAGATGTTGTTGATCATACCCCTTATGGCATATTCAGGCCTACAACAAGCATTTGTATGGTAATTTCTTATGAATTTTAAGGCATTCATCCTCATGACCTTTCAATGCTGGCTCTGATTTCCAGTGTCCTTTCATATCCATATTATCTCTTGTTTGTTAACGGAATACTCTTTTGCAGGGCTGAGTTTACCAAATATGTTGTAACTCCTGTAATTGGTGTTTCTGGTGTGGGTAGTTCAATGGCAGCATACGGGGCTTTTGATGGAATTGTAAGTATAGGAACGCAGAACTGTAGATCCTTGCCTTTGATGGTTGTTCAAAAGTTACTTGATTGCTTCAGGATAATGAACATCTCGTTCTTATTTCGATCTTCTTTGAACATTTCAGTGTTCTCTTGCTGCTGGTCGTCTCACCTCTGGTCTCACGTCTATTACAGCAATAGTTTCTTTTGGAGCTTTTATTCAGGCAGTTGTATTCATCTTGCTTTTGCTAGATTTCAGGTCAGCGGAAATTACTTTTGTTTGACTGAAGTTTATGGACATGATTTACCCATGTAATTTCATCTGGCCTATATATCTGTCTTTGCCACTTCTGATGCAGCATAAGTAGCGGATTCCTTAGCACTCTATATATACTCTTCTTGGCTGCTTTATTGGGCATTGGTGATGGAGTTCTTATGACGCAGCTCAATGCTTTGCTTGGAATGCTATTTAAGCATGACACGGTATGCTCAGGCCACCTAAACCTACCTCCTTGTATCCTAGGATGAACTATATCGTTTTAAACCATGTCCTATTGATTTATCTTCTGATCTTCTCCAATGCTTTTTTTATTTTGCTAGTTTATGTCTCTAAGCTAAGATGGTTACCCTTGTAAtaaatttcatttacaaattcCACCCTCCCTTCCAATTATTGTTCTCATATTGCACAGGCTTTTCtgcttgattttatttttatccatTTTGCTTTTTTGCCATTATTCCTGGGACTTTTTTCACTGATAATTAATTTAAGTAGCCCCTAATGTCAAGTTTATGTTTCTTTCCGGTGCAGGAAGGGGCTTTTGCACAGCTAAAGATATGGCAGAGTGCTACAATTGCTATCATGTTCTTTTTGTCCCCCCACATATCGTTTGAGGTAATGGTGGTGATTATTCTGGCTTTCCTTTGCTTCTCATTCTGCAGCTTTCTATGGTTAGCTCTCAAGGTGGTTAagacatcatcatcctccaccAGCGAGTGAATTTAAATTTAGTGTTGCCACAGCTGCAAGCATGTTATATTTTCAATCTAAGTCTAAGTCTCTCTTTTAtagtttcattttccttcagtTTAAGGAGATGTGTAAATAGTgacttattataatttataagctCACGTGGCTATATTTTGTTATGAAAAATATCGGTCTCACCTCAAATTTAGTGACACCcacatgaatttcaaccaataaaTAAGTGTTAAAAGTGAATGTTGTTAACACCCCGGTTTTGTTATTTACTAAAGAATATTCCAGATCAGTAGGAGTATTCTCTTGcacaaaattgaaaattcaCACACAGACACAAACAACTTTTTAGGTATTGAGTCTGTCTCAAATCAATATGGAGGAGGAGTCAACCATTCCTCCAACTCGGTGAGACGTGACAAGCTGAAAGTAGAGTTTTGTTTGACCTTTAAATTTCTAATTAATTTTGTGGAATCATTCTTCAGTCTTGGTCTAAACTAAACCGAACCCATAATGCACGCACGATGGCTAATTCCAAACCCCACAATTTGGTGCTATCCTCAAGTCATGCTCCACTTTAACCCTCATTGGTCCATCATATATACCATTTTCTCCTCACCAAAATCACCAACACACTCAAAACCCAAAAAGTAGTTGGGATTAGGTACTTCTGCACCTATTTCACTTCATCTCTCCCCTGTTTATATATTAAGTACAGGTTTGAGAGGTTCCCACCCAAAACACCAACCACGATTTCATCTACCCTCTACCATCTCAGAGCTTCCCAAAATGTCTCATTGGCTCTCTGAATTATTCCATTGGCGCCTCACAACCCCATGGCCAATACTAGCCTACGCTGCCACCTGGATGACGCTACTAACCGTGACAGTGGCAGTAGCTTCAATCTCGCCGCAGGTGGCGTTTGTCACCGGCGTATCCCCTTCCTCCTCGTTCTCCCAGAAGTGCAGGGCTGATGGGTCCATCAGAATACCCTTGGACTTACCGGGAGAGATCCTCTGCTTCCCTGCTTCCATGTTCATGAAGTCCAAGATTGATCTTATCCTTCCACCAGTATTTGCAGCGGTGATTGTAGCAGCTTCTGCTTGCGTGGTGAGGGCTGTGGGCTTGCGGGAGCACGATCAAACTCATCCAGATGATCAATAACTGACAACAATGACTAATTCCCTTGTTGCGGGTGCTCGCACTAAGCGCTGACCACGAAGTGCGCTCGATTTCCATGGACGAGGATCGAAATCCTGACCTAAGAGACGCGTACTTAAATGGTCTTATTTATGCTAAAGATACATGTTAGTCTTACTTTTCACATTATTTCATAAAAGCATAATTAGGAACAAGTTTAGAAACATTCACACAGAACAAGACATCATAAATTCATAACTGTAACATGTGCTGCTTATTGCATAACATAACGAGTTTTGATATGGTGACCAAGCATGCAGCAAGTGCAGTCAAGCTTTTGAAATTGAATCGACCAACTTGTTGCTGAAATCCCAGAGTTTCTTTGCTAAAATCTTGTTTCTGGCAAATGAACTAGGCTTAAATTCATTGCAATCCACAAAGTACTTCCCAGTTACACCTTCCATACTTGGGTGCAGAGCAGCATAGCATGT
This is a stretch of genomic DNA from Lotus japonicus ecotype B-129 chromosome 1, LjGifu_v1.2. It encodes these proteins:
- the LOC130730442 gene encoding UNC93-like protein 3, which codes for MASVIPRDEEAPLVAAADDSPALQSPKSHHTKDVHILSLAFLLIFLAYGAAQNLQSTLNTEEDLGTTSLGILYLSFTFFSVVASLVVRKLGSKNSLIIGTTGYILYVAANLKPNWYTLVPASLYLGFCASIIWVGEGTYLTSTARSHATDNKLHEGAVIGDFNGEFWAVFALHQFIGNLITFALLSDGKEGSTNGATLLFVVFLCVMAFGAILMCFLRKLSENSKREYDHSGAGASEHSSLKSLCRSLTSALSDVKMLLIIPLMAYSGLQQAFVWAEFTKYVVTPVIGVSGVGSSMAAYGAFDGICSLAAGRLTSGLTSITAIVSFGAFIQAVVFILLLLDFSISSGFLSTLYILFLAALLGIGDGVLMTQLNALLGMLFKHDTEGAFAQLKIWQSATIAIMFFLSPHISFEVMVVIILAFLCFSFCSFLWLALKVVKTSSSSTSE
- the LOC130730446 gene encoding uncharacterized protein LOC130730446; this encodes MSHWLSELFHWRLTTPWPILAYAATWMTLLTVTVAVASISPQVAFVTGVSPSSSFSQKCRADGSIRIPLDLPGEILCFPASMFMKSKIDLILPPVFAAVIVAASACVVRAVGLREHDQTHPDDQ